A section of the Spirosoma pollinicola genome encodes:
- a CDS encoding sugar phosphate isomerase/epimerase family protein, with amino-acid sequence MTQSRRDFLNQLGLTAAGVGMASVLPTSTFADMTTKKAFNFDISLAEFSFAGELMSGKMTNMEFPARTKKDFGINVLEYVSMFFNNKHTDQTYLKELKQRSDDLGMKNNLIMVDGANIADLDATKRQQAVESHYAWVDAAKFLGCTAIRVNLGDTSKAISGADDDPAEEAAKSAADGYHKLLEYAAKSKMNVIVENHFGNSTDIDWLVGVLKQVNMPNAGLLPDFGNFCRQRSKPETNDIKGIMGTKCVKEYDRYEGVKKMMPYAKGISAKTHKFDANGNETETDFRKMFKIIKDAGFKGYVGIEYEGGVIGMYNPTGGYLPTNEGIQATKTLLERVRTELA; translated from the coding sequence ATGACACAATCACGTCGCGACTTCCTGAATCAACTTGGCCTGACAGCCGCCGGAGTAGGCATGGCATCAGTCTTACCAACATCAACTTTTGCCGATATGACCACTAAAAAGGCGTTCAACTTCGACATCTCATTGGCAGAGTTTTCGTTTGCTGGAGAACTTATGTCGGGCAAGATGACCAACATGGAATTTCCAGCCCGGACCAAGAAGGATTTTGGTATTAACGTGCTCGAATATGTTTCCATGTTTTTCAATAACAAGCATACTGATCAGACCTATTTGAAAGAACTCAAGCAACGAAGTGATGATCTGGGCATGAAAAACAACCTCATCATGGTCGACGGGGCGAATATTGCCGACTTGGATGCAACCAAGCGGCAACAAGCGGTAGAATCTCATTATGCCTGGGTCGATGCCGCGAAGTTTCTGGGTTGTACGGCCATCCGGGTTAATCTGGGGGATACCTCGAAAGCTATTTCGGGGGCCGACGACGACCCAGCCGAAGAAGCCGCCAAATCTGCCGCCGATGGTTACCATAAACTGCTCGAATATGCCGCTAAATCGAAGATGAATGTGATTGTTGAAAATCACTTTGGCAACTCGACCGATATTGATTGGCTGGTGGGTGTTCTGAAGCAGGTAAATATGCCCAACGCGGGCCTGTTGCCCGATTTTGGCAATTTCTGTCGGCAACGCAGCAAGCCCGAGACTAACGATATTAAGGGCATTATGGGCACCAAATGCGTCAAAGAATACGACCGCTACGAGGGCGTGAAGAAGATGATGCCCTACGCCAAAGGTATCAGTGCCAAGACCCACAAGTTCGACGCCAATGGCAACGAAACCGAAACCGATTTCCGGAAGATGTTCAAGATCATCAAAGATGCCGGTTTCAAAGGCTACGTCGGTATTGAGTACGAAGGGGGAGTTATTGGTATGTATAACCCAACGGGTGGCTATCTACCCACAAATGAGGGTATCCAAGCTACCAAAACCTTACTCGAACGCGTGCGTACTGAACTCGCCTGA
- a CDS encoding ThuA domain-containing protein codes for MLRKSLKILLGIVLFLALLVGSFVIFGMYVTRQLPWQKPEFDTARPADPGQVGAKGVLIFSKTNGFRHESIEPGIEALKKVGKEKGWDVRTTENGAFFNDSYLSRFKTVVFLSTTGDVLTMDQEKAFEKFIENGGGYVGIHAASDTEYGWDWYDHMLGTHFRDHPLYPEHTPDAEVITDVRNHPTTQHLPAKWHKSDEWYNFKQSVRGKDSIQVLLTLNEATYKATWPKAMGGDHPISWTNVIGKGRMFYTGMGHTNETFTDKYAMPHIVAGIEWAGRF; via the coding sequence ATGCTTCGTAAATCCCTGAAAATTCTCTTAGGCATCGTCCTCTTTCTAGCTTTACTAGTAGGCAGTTTCGTCATTTTTGGTATGTATGTTACCCGCCAGTTACCCTGGCAAAAACCTGAATTCGATACCGCGCGTCCGGCCGATCCCGGTCAGGTTGGCGCAAAAGGCGTCCTGATTTTCTCCAAGACAAATGGTTTCCGGCACGAGTCGATTGAGCCGGGTATCGAAGCCCTCAAAAAAGTGGGCAAAGAAAAAGGCTGGGACGTTCGAACGACCGAAAACGGCGCTTTCTTCAATGACAGCTACCTCAGTCGGTTCAAAACGGTGGTTTTTCTGTCGACCACAGGCGATGTGCTGACGATGGATCAGGAAAAAGCTTTCGAGAAATTCATCGAAAATGGGGGTGGCTACGTGGGCATCCATGCCGCTTCCGACACAGAATATGGCTGGGATTGGTACGACCATATGCTCGGTACGCACTTCCGCGACCATCCGCTGTATCCGGAACATACGCCCGATGCGGAAGTTATTACGGATGTTAGAAACCACCCTACCACGCAGCATTTACCAGCCAAATGGCATAAGTCTGACGAGTGGTACAATTTCAAACAGAGTGTGCGGGGTAAAGACAGCATTCAGGTGTTACTGACGCTGAACGAAGCCACTTATAAGGCCACCTGGCCTAAAGCGATGGGGGGCGATCACCCAATTTCGTGGACTAACGTCATTGGCAAAGGTCGTATGTTTTACACTGGCATGGGCCACACCAACGAAACCTTCACTGACAAATACGCCATGCCGCACATTGTAGCAGGTATTGAATGGGCAGGCCGGTTTTAG
- a CDS encoding polysaccharide deacetylase family protein encodes MTTRIFLTLSIILSSLYSATAQSNLPRLIIRGDDMGYAHAGNEAILKCYKEGIEKSIEVLVPSPWFPEAVEMLKQIPTADVGIHLTLTSEWDNIKWRPLTDCPSLRDADGYFYPMIRPNKNYPKRSVVENDWKLAEIEKEFRAQIELAMRKIPRISHLSGHMGCTSLNDEVKALVKKLAQEYHIAQYDMSLMDSGVLMAGYIGAHITSDEKLQSFMKMLESLEAGKTYIFVDHPGLDVPEVQAIHHIGYENVAADRQGVTDIWTNPRVKSLIKSKGIQLIGYSDLGR; translated from the coding sequence ATGACAACCAGAATTTTCCTGACACTGTCGATTATTTTATCAAGCTTATATTCCGCTACTGCTCAATCGAATCTACCCCGCCTGATTATTCGGGGAGATGACATGGGCTATGCACACGCGGGCAATGAAGCCATTTTGAAATGTTATAAAGAAGGTATCGAAAAGTCAATCGAAGTACTCGTGCCGTCGCCCTGGTTTCCGGAGGCTGTTGAGATGCTTAAGCAAATTCCGACTGCTGATGTGGGTATCCATTTAACCCTGACCAGCGAATGGGACAACATCAAATGGCGCCCATTGACCGACTGTCCCAGTCTACGGGACGCAGATGGCTATTTTTACCCGATGATTCGTCCAAACAAGAACTATCCCAAACGCTCGGTGGTGGAGAATGACTGGAAGCTGGCCGAGATTGAAAAGGAGTTTCGGGCACAAATAGAACTGGCGATGCGGAAAATTCCCCGAATCAGTCATTTATCCGGGCATATGGGCTGCACCAGTCTCAATGATGAAGTGAAAGCACTCGTCAAAAAGTTAGCGCAGGAGTATCATATTGCACAGTATGACATGAGCCTGATGGACTCCGGGGTACTGATGGCAGGCTACATCGGTGCGCACATCACCTCCGACGAAAAGCTGCAAAGCTTTATGAAGATGCTCGAAAGTCTTGAAGCCGGGAAAACCTATATTTTCGTCGATCACCCCGGATTGGATGTCCCCGAAGTGCAGGCCATTCACCATATTGGCTACGAAAACGTAGCTGCCGACCGTCAGGGCGTAACGGACATCTGGACCAACCCCCGTGTGAAGTCGCTTATCAAATCAAAAGGGATTCAGTTGATTGGGTATAGCGATTTAGGGAGGTAA
- a CDS encoding polysaccharide deacetylase family protein, producing MFCQKTLSFVTAIGLSVLLSNGLSSCQSKGSSTAETTSDAAAIGTAAGKTTAEKPADKAVETTAAPNPSSIPASKIANAATILARPQVPILCYHQIRDWRAGDSKSAKDYIIPVAAFREQMQMLADSGYHTVLPDQLYAYLATGAPLPAKPIMLTFDDGDLDQYTVAAPELEKHGFKGAFFIMTVAIGRHGKQPYMDKTQIKDLSDRGHTIGAHTWDHHNVKKYQGDDWKIQVEEPKAKLETIIGKPIKYFAYPFGLWNHGALPELQKRGYAAAFTLADKRDDTMPLYTVRRIIAGGQWKATTMYRNMIQSFD from the coding sequence ATGTTCTGTCAAAAAACGCTCTCTTTTGTTACGGCCATCGGCCTTTCTGTTTTACTTTCTAATGGTTTATCGAGTTGCCAGTCAAAGGGTTCCTCAACGGCTGAAACCACGTCTGATGCTGCCGCTATCGGAACCGCAGCCGGGAAAACCACCGCCGAAAAGCCAGCCGATAAAGCGGTTGAAACGACAGCCGCCCCTAATCCATCCAGTATTCCGGCCAGTAAAATAGCCAATGCCGCCACGATTCTGGCTCGTCCGCAGGTGCCAATTTTGTGCTATCACCAGATTCGCGACTGGCGGGCCGGCGATTCAAAATCAGCTAAAGATTATATTATTCCTGTAGCGGCTTTCCGCGAGCAGATGCAGATGCTGGCCGATAGCGGCTATCATACCGTTTTGCCGGATCAGCTCTATGCGTATCTGGCTACCGGGGCACCCCTGCCAGCCAAACCGATCATGCTTACCTTCGATGATGGTGACCTCGACCAGTACACCGTAGCGGCTCCCGAACTCGAAAAACACGGATTCAAAGGGGCCTTCTTTATCATGACTGTTGCCATTGGCCGGCATGGAAAACAGCCGTACATGGACAAAACGCAGATTAAAGACCTGTCAGATCGGGGGCACACGATTGGCGCGCATACCTGGGATCACCACAACGTCAAAAAATACCAGGGCGACGACTGGAAAATTCAGGTCGAAGAACCTAAAGCCAAACTGGAAACCATCATCGGCAAGCCTATTAAGTACTTTGCGTATCCCTTTGGCCTGTGGAATCATGGAGCATTGCCCGAACTGCAAAAGCGGGGTTATGCAGCCGCCTTTACGCTGGCCGACAAACGGGACGATACTATGCCGCTCTATACCGTTCGGCGGATTATTGCCGGAGGTCAGTGGAAAGCAACAACCATGTACCGGAACATGATCCAGAGTTTTGACTAA
- a CDS encoding VOC family protein, which yields MFKDTKVFSGFAVDDIQKAKAFYQNILGLEVTEEKMGPATLLTLHISGGSTILIYPKPDHTPASFTILNFPVDDVEKTVDALTELGVRFEHYEGEIKTDEKGIVRGRGPAVAWFTDPAGNILSVIEARPMAS from the coding sequence ATGTTCAAAGACACAAAAGTATTTAGCGGATTTGCGGTAGATGATATCCAGAAAGCAAAGGCGTTCTACCAGAATATACTTGGACTGGAGGTTACCGAAGAAAAAATGGGGCCAGCTACTTTATTGACTTTGCATATAAGTGGTGGTAGCACCATTCTGATTTACCCCAAGCCCGATCATACGCCAGCTTCCTTCACTATTCTCAACTTTCCTGTCGACGATGTAGAAAAAACAGTGGATGCCCTTACGGAGCTTGGTGTTCGTTTTGAACATTACGAGGGGGAAATCAAGACCGACGAAAAAGGAATTGTTCGCGGACGTGGTCCAGCCGTCGCCTGGTTTACCGACCCCGCCGGTAATATCCTGTCTGTTATTGAAGCTAGACCTATGGCCAGCTAA
- a CDS encoding isochorismatase family protein, which translates to MMTAIDKQTALVLIDLQKGIASGDKAHPVPGILANASRLKAAFRQTQLPVVIVHVEPIGAPASLVRSEKGNFPKDAAGQQQALQKMRADGFFDIVDPVKPEPGDLQITKENWDAFYNTPLHDELQKLSVTGIVLAGISTSIGVEGTARSANQRGYNVTFATDAMTDTVAAAHENSLTYIFPRIGELATTDEIITKLGGR; encoded by the coding sequence ATGATGACAGCCATCGATAAACAGACAGCCCTGGTGCTAATTGACCTGCAAAAAGGCATTGCCAGTGGCGACAAGGCGCACCCCGTACCGGGTATTCTTGCCAATGCATCCCGACTCAAGGCCGCTTTTCGGCAGACACAGCTACCTGTTGTGATCGTGCATGTCGAACCCATTGGTGCTCCGGCTTCCCTGGTTCGTTCCGAAAAAGGCAACTTTCCGAAAGATGCTGCCGGACAGCAACAGGCGTTGCAGAAGATGCGGGCAGATGGCTTCTTCGACATTGTAGACCCTGTCAAACCCGAGCCCGGCGACCTGCAAATCACGAAAGAAAACTGGGATGCGTTTTATAATACACCCCTGCATGATGAATTGCAGAAACTGAGTGTGACGGGTATTGTACTGGCTGGTATTTCGACCAGTATCGGTGTGGAAGGCACGGCTCGGTCGGCCAACCAGCGCGGCTACAACGTCACTTTCGCCACCGACGCCATGACGGATACCGTTGCCGCAGCCCACGAAAACAGCTTGACCTACATTTTCCCTCGAATCGGCGAACTGGCGACTACGGATGAGATTATCACAAAATTGGGAGGGCGATAA
- a CDS encoding gluconate 2-dehydrogenase subunit 3 family protein, producing the protein MNRREALSRVSLMLGGTLSAPTLLAFDRWSQTTPENRKTGASILNEEQREVIARVAELIIPKTDTPGAIDAGVPAFIEVMLRDGYTKSVQDVFLTGLGNLAGKGLLTASPDQQTTLLKQLEANALANAKAGTVSFWQLIKELTVWGYFTSEAGIKSSLDYQPIPGKFEAIKIKPGQKDFMYGNQV; encoded by the coding sequence ATGAACAGACGGGAAGCATTATCGCGGGTTAGCCTGATGCTGGGCGGAACTCTCTCGGCCCCGACCCTACTGGCCTTTGACCGATGGAGCCAGACAACTCCGGAAAACCGCAAAACCGGCGCGTCCATTCTGAACGAAGAGCAGCGTGAAGTGATCGCCCGCGTAGCCGAATTGATCATTCCTAAAACAGATACGCCGGGGGCCATTGATGCGGGTGTACCGGCCTTTATTGAGGTGATGCTTCGAGACGGTTACACCAAATCCGTGCAGGATGTGTTTCTGACCGGTCTCGGTAATCTGGCGGGAAAAGGTCTCCTGACCGCTTCGCCCGATCAGCAAACGACACTACTGAAACAGCTCGAAGCCAATGCGCTGGCCAATGCCAAAGCTGGCACGGTATCGTTCTGGCAATTGATTAAAGAGCTAACCGTTTGGGGCTACTTTACGTCGGAAGCGGGTATAAAGTCGTCGCTCGATTACCAGCCCATTCCGGGAAAATTTGAGGCCATCAAGATTAAGCCGGGTCAGAAAGATTTCATGTACGGCAATCAGGTTTAA
- a CDS encoding GMC oxidoreductase, with the protein MNLNINAQKAQTFDAIVVGSGITGGWAAKELTEKGLNVLVLERGYEIKHVEDYKTAMQDPWEFEHRGKITAVSAEEHYASMFFSAKEGSQFNFTNDKEHPYIQKRPFNWIRGYHTGGKSLIWGKHTYRWNREDFMANAKEGLGVDWPIRYEDLVPWYTYVEKFVGISGQAEGLDVLPDSTFLPPMAMTAPERHFKKSVAQKLNRPIVMGRVAHLTKPQPWHTAVGRASCQFRNRCTRGCPFGAYFSSLAATLPAARSTNRLTIIHNAIVKEIILDDHAQKAKGVRVIDQNTMEVREFYAKVLFLNAGTIGSTSILMNSKSARFPNGLGNDSDQLGRNLMDHHLAVGARADIEGFEDDHYFGARPGSLYIPRFRNWGNDKRDYLRGFGYQGGASRADWARGGTEPGFGADFKKKMTQPGPWKMSLTGFGEVLPDPNNRFYLSPDKTDKWGQPQVVFDADFSANDRAMRKDIMNDGAEMLEAAGFKNVTTYDNPAAHMGLGIHEMGTARMGKDPKTSVLNKYNQVHTCKNVFVTDGSGMTSASNVNPSLTYMALTARAASYAVAQLKAKNL; encoded by the coding sequence ATGAACCTTAATATAAACGCACAAAAAGCCCAAACCTTCGACGCCATTGTGGTTGGTTCCGGTATAACGGGTGGCTGGGCGGCCAAAGAACTCACCGAAAAAGGATTGAACGTGCTGGTGCTGGAGCGTGGCTACGAAATCAAGCACGTTGAGGATTACAAAACGGCCATGCAGGACCCCTGGGAGTTCGAGCATCGGGGGAAAATTACGGCCGTATCCGCCGAAGAACATTATGCCAGCATGTTCTTTTCGGCCAAAGAAGGCAGCCAGTTCAATTTTACCAACGACAAAGAGCATCCGTACATCCAGAAGCGGCCGTTCAACTGGATTCGGGGGTACCATACCGGGGGTAAATCGCTGATCTGGGGCAAACATACCTACCGCTGGAATCGGGAGGATTTCATGGCGAATGCCAAAGAGGGACTTGGCGTCGACTGGCCAATTCGGTATGAGGACCTTGTTCCCTGGTACACCTACGTCGAAAAATTTGTGGGTATCAGCGGGCAGGCCGAAGGGCTGGACGTGTTGCCCGACAGCACTTTCCTGCCACCAATGGCAATGACCGCCCCCGAGCGGCATTTCAAAAAATCGGTCGCGCAGAAGTTAAATCGCCCGATTGTTATGGGGCGGGTAGCGCACCTCACCAAGCCGCAGCCCTGGCATACGGCGGTGGGCCGGGCGAGTTGTCAGTTTCGGAACCGCTGCACGCGGGGCTGTCCGTTCGGGGCTTATTTCAGTTCACTGGCGGCTACCTTACCAGCCGCCCGAAGCACCAACCGGCTGACGATCATTCACAACGCCATCGTGAAAGAGATTATCCTGGACGATCACGCCCAGAAAGCCAAAGGCGTTCGGGTCATTGACCAGAATACGATGGAAGTGCGGGAATTCTACGCCAAAGTGCTATTCCTGAATGCCGGAACAATCGGCTCCACGTCGATTCTGATGAACTCAAAATCGGCCCGTTTCCCTAACGGATTGGGCAACGACAGCGATCAACTGGGCCGCAACCTGATGGACCACCATCTGGCCGTTGGCGCAAGAGCCGATATTGAGGGATTTGAAGACGATCACTACTTTGGGGCGCGTCCGGGCAGTTTGTACATCCCGCGTTTCCGGAACTGGGGAAACGACAAACGCGACTACCTGCGCGGATTCGGGTATCAGGGCGGAGCCTCCCGCGCCGACTGGGCGAGGGGCGGGACGGAGCCGGGTTTCGGTGCCGATTTCAAGAAGAAAATGACGCAGCCCGGCCCCTGGAAAATGAGCCTCACCGGCTTTGGCGAAGTGCTGCCCGACCCCAATAACCGCTTCTACCTCAGTCCTGACAAAACCGACAAATGGGGACAGCCGCAGGTTGTGTTCGACGCTGATTTTAGTGCCAACGACCGGGCCATGCGGAAAGACATTATGAACGACGGTGCCGAAATGCTGGAAGCCGCCGGATTCAAGAACGTCACCACTTACGATAACCCGGCGGCACACATGGGGTTGGGTATCCACGAAATGGGAACTGCCCGCATGGGCAAAGACCCCAAAACGTCGGTGCTCAACAAGTACAATCAGGTACACACCTGCAAAAACGTATTCGTGACAGATGGCTCGGGCATGACGTCGGCCTCAAACGTCAACCCGTCCCTAACCTACATGGCCCTCACCGCCCGGGCCGCCAGCTACGCCGTAGCGCAGCTGAAAGCGAAGAATCTTTGA
- a CDS encoding NAD(P)/FAD-dependent oxidoreductase: MSSSLIIGAGMAGLTTARELRLQGWDVIVLDKGRGVGGRLATRRIEQARADHGAQYFSATTPAFQEVVQELLADKVIAKWEPAQPSPADTTVDQPHYIGIDGMNTVAKALAKNLTVHTSETIVSFRVDDSQWLVETESGGQYRADALLITIPAPQALALIEKSGFPITTADKSALSAIAYQPCLAVMVALHQPSTMPNAVRYDTGDIAWVADNAQKGISLGQPSITIHASADFSRTHFDDDLNAIGRQLVDQLSDLIPADNISTIQVHRWRYSLADQRHPAPFLKAEAPLTLLFGGDGFGEGNVEGAFTSGLAMANFCTADL; this comes from the coding sequence ATGTCGTCTTCTCTGATTATTGGCGCGGGTATGGCCGGTTTGACCACTGCCCGCGAATTGCGCTTACAAGGTTGGGATGTTATTGTTCTGGACAAAGGCCGGGGCGTTGGCGGGCGACTGGCAACCCGACGCATCGAACAGGCCCGCGCCGACCACGGTGCACAGTATTTCTCGGCCACGACACCCGCTTTTCAGGAAGTCGTACAGGAGTTACTGGCTGATAAAGTCATTGCCAAATGGGAACCCGCACAACCCAGTCCCGCCGACACGACCGTTGACCAACCGCATTATATTGGCATCGACGGCATGAACACCGTGGCCAAAGCCCTGGCCAAAAACCTGACCGTACACACGTCTGAAACTATTGTTTCTTTCCGCGTTGACGATAGCCAATGGTTGGTTGAAACCGAGTCGGGTGGGCAATACCGGGCCGATGCACTTCTCATTACCATCCCGGCTCCACAGGCACTGGCCCTGATTGAGAAAAGCGGATTTCCGATAACAACGGCGGATAAATCCGCGCTCTCGGCCATTGCCTATCAACCCTGCCTCGCGGTAATGGTAGCTCTACATCAACCCAGTACCATGCCCAACGCCGTTCGCTATGACACCGGCGACATTGCGTGGGTTGCCGACAATGCACAAAAAGGTATCTCGCTCGGCCAGCCATCCATAACCATACACGCCAGCGCCGACTTCAGCCGAACGCATTTCGACGATGACCTGAACGCCATTGGGCGGCAACTGGTCGATCAGTTATCGGATTTGATTCCTGCCGACAACATCAGTACCATTCAGGTACATCGGTGGCGATACAGCCTGGCCGACCAGCGGCACCCGGCTCCCTTTCTGAAAGCCGAAGCGCCACTCACGCTCCTCTTCGGCGGTGATGGATTCGGTGAAGGCAATGTGGAAGGAGCCTTCACGTCAGGACTGGCGATGGCCAATTTTTGTACCGCGGATCTTTAG
- a CDS encoding alpha-amylase family protein, with amino-acid sequence MERRAFIKTTGLIGGAYALAGQASMASIISPAETFWLDGPMRWAQLAFVERDPGHYDPDFWLSYFKRIHADGALLSAGGIVAFYPTKIPLHHRSDFMGNANTLGYLVEGCKKQGMKIMLRTDPHAARQEVYDAHPDWIAVTVDGQKRRHWANPDLWVTCALGPYNFEFMTQVNQEIMERFQPEGIFSNRWAGHDICYCEHCTTNFKTASGLELPKAINKLDPTYRKWADWRMKRLREVWSVWDAGIRNQKPTARFIPNGFPDKVMTGKEADLFFADQQARRGLMAPWSNGKGAKELRSTLGMKPLIGIFSVGIEEEFRWKDSVQSDAEIRIWVAEGTANGMRPCFVKFGGDIYDKRWMEAVAKAYEVYHRNEKYLRNTASMARVGVVYSEQTDRNYGGKPWQQKSSDHLDGMYHALVESRTPFDMVNDRLLSATDLKRFKLLILPNIAALSDSQCAQLQAFVDAGGSLVATFETSLYDEDGKQRPNFGLASLLGVAYNQKVEGPMRNSYLQLRPDATNSQTRQILKGLDDTPRIINAIYKVDVTPTAAFPSPITLIPTYPDLPMEDVYPRVAETDTREIYLRQVGKGRVAYIPGDLDRSFWQLLNVDHGQLLSNVVQWALDEQPIAAVTGPGVLDVNVWRQANSMTVHLVNLTNPMMMKGPFRELIPVDAQVSVQVPAGAKVTAVKLLMSDQKPKFESKNGQVFVSVPKVLDHEIVALDLA; translated from the coding sequence ATGGAACGAAGAGCGTTTATCAAGACAACCGGCCTTATTGGTGGGGCTTATGCACTGGCCGGACAGGCATCTATGGCCAGCATCATTTCGCCAGCGGAAACGTTCTGGCTCGACGGTCCGATGCGATGGGCTCAGCTTGCCTTTGTGGAGCGCGACCCCGGCCATTACGACCCCGACTTCTGGCTCAGTTATTTCAAGCGGATTCATGCCGATGGTGCCCTGCTGAGTGCGGGCGGTATTGTGGCGTTTTATCCGACCAAAATACCGCTGCACCACCGCAGCGATTTCATGGGTAATGCCAATACGCTGGGTTATCTGGTAGAAGGCTGCAAAAAACAGGGTATGAAGATCATGCTTCGTACCGATCCTCACGCGGCCCGGCAGGAGGTGTATGACGCGCACCCCGACTGGATTGCCGTAACCGTTGACGGACAAAAACGCCGTCACTGGGCTAACCCTGATTTATGGGTCACCTGCGCCCTGGGGCCGTATAATTTTGAGTTTATGACCCAGGTAAACCAGGAGATCATGGAGCGATTTCAGCCCGAAGGTATCTTCTCGAATCGCTGGGCCGGTCATGACATTTGCTATTGCGAACACTGTACAACTAACTTCAAAACGGCTTCTGGTCTGGAACTGCCCAAAGCCATCAATAAACTCGACCCCACCTACCGCAAGTGGGCCGACTGGCGAATGAAGCGGTTACGGGAAGTATGGTCGGTATGGGATGCGGGCATCCGCAATCAAAAACCAACCGCCCGGTTCATTCCCAACGGCTTTCCCGACAAAGTGATGACAGGAAAAGAAGCCGACCTTTTCTTTGCCGATCAACAGGCCCGCCGTGGACTGATGGCCCCCTGGTCGAACGGCAAAGGGGCGAAGGAACTCCGGTCGACGCTGGGCATGAAGCCGCTAATCGGCATCTTCAGCGTGGGTATCGAAGAAGAATTCCGCTGGAAAGACTCCGTTCAGAGCGACGCCGAAATCCGTATCTGGGTGGCCGAAGGAACCGCCAACGGGATGCGGCCGTGCTTCGTTAAATTCGGGGGCGACATCTACGACAAACGGTGGATGGAAGCCGTGGCGAAAGCGTACGAGGTTTATCACAGAAACGAAAAATATCTGCGCAATACCGCGTCGATGGCCCGCGTGGGCGTGGTGTACTCCGAACAAACCGACCGCAATTATGGCGGTAAACCTTGGCAACAGAAAAGCAGCGATCACCTCGACGGTATGTATCACGCGCTGGTAGAGAGCCGTACTCCCTTCGATATGGTGAATGACCGGCTGCTTTCGGCAACCGATTTGAAGCGGTTCAAATTGCTGATTCTGCCCAACATTGCCGCCCTTTCCGATAGCCAGTGTGCACAGCTACAGGCATTTGTCGATGCGGGCGGCAGTCTGGTGGCTACTTTCGAGACATCGCTCTATGACGAAGACGGTAAGCAACGGCCCAATTTCGGGCTGGCGAGTTTGCTGGGTGTGGCGTATAACCAGAAAGTGGAAGGTCCCATGCGGAACAGCTATCTGCAACTACGACCCGACGCGACGAACAGCCAGACTAGGCAAATTCTGAAAGGGCTTGACGATACGCCCCGCATTATCAACGCCATTTATAAAGTCGATGTAACCCCGACGGCGGCTTTCCCCAGTCCGATTACGCTCATTCCGACCTACCCTGATTTGCCGATGGAAGATGTGTACCCACGTGTGGCCGAAACCGATACACGGGAAATCTATCTGCGGCAAGTGGGCAAGGGTCGCGTCGCCTACATCCCCGGCGATCTGGACCGCTCGTTCTGGCAGTTGCTCAACGTCGATCACGGGCAGTTGTTGAGTAACGTCGTTCAATGGGCACTCGACGAACAACCCATTGCTGCCGTAACCGGGCCGGGTGTGCTGGATGTCAACGTCTGGCGGCAGGCCAATTCCATGACCGTTCACCTGGTTAACTTAACCAATCCAATGATGATGAAAGGCCCGTTCAGGGAGTTGATTCCGGTCGACGCGCAGGTATCCGTTCAGGTACCAGCCGGTGCCAAAGTGACAGCGGTGAAATTGCTGATGAGTGATCAGAAACCAAAATTTGAGAGTAAGAATGGACAGGTATTCGTAAGCGTACCGAAGGTTCTCGATCATGAGATTGTAGCGCTGGATTTGGCGTAG